One genomic segment of Candidatus Melainabacteria bacterium includes these proteins:
- a CDS encoding adenylyl-sulfate reductase subunit alpha: MQLDKVKTERLKTDFLIIGAGAAGCFAAYEAKRLNPNIDVLIVEKAHIDRSGCLAAGINAINAYITPGQTPETFLEYVKKDSMDLIREDLVYSIAKEVNHVAQILEEWGLPIPKDENGEVYVRGRGSIIVQGERIKPIIAQATKATKARILNRVVVTNLIINKNKTCGAFGFGIRDGKFYVLQAKAVLVATGGASGIYKPNNEGESRHKIWYSPFNTGAGYAIGIRAGAEMTTFEMRYVSMRIKDLMAPTGAVAQGVKAQQVNSLGERYLEGRYKNIGGKLMPTSMRLLATLQENIEGRGPCYLDTTHLTKEQAERLQAYYLHMTPGLTLYWSSRGTRPDTDPPEIVGTEPFIVGGHAQAGYWINTNRMATIENLYASGDVAGGAPKKYLSGSAVEGMIAARDVISKLNKISQEEIYEKDVKDEIKRVFAPLCRDEVTSSLQPDELELRMQKIMDEYAGGISSGYILNEQKLLKAKKYIKQLKQETKNLYASKDGITPSFHELNKCHEVIDRLDIASVLIEHLLYRKETRWPIYQSRADYPNRDDKNWLKFVNSVYDQARDEIKILERPCKTLERVK, translated from the coding sequence ATGCAATTAGACAAAGTTAAAACCGAAAGATTAAAGACAGACTTTTTAATCATTGGTGCAGGTGCAGCAGGATGTTTTGCAGCTTATGAAGCTAAAAGGTTAAATCCAAATATTGATGTTTTAATAGTTGAAAAAGCTCATATAGATAGAAGTGGCTGCCTTGCAGCAGGTATCAATGCAATAAATGCTTACATTACTCCTGGTCAAACACCAGAAACATTTCTTGAATATGTAAAAAAAGACTCAATGGATCTTATAAGAGAAGATCTTGTTTATAGTATTGCAAAAGAAGTTAATCATGTTGCACAAATTTTAGAAGAATGGGGTTTGCCAATACCAAAAGATGAAAATGGAGAAGTTTATGTCCGGGGACGAGGATCAATTATTGTTCAGGGGGAAAGAATAAAACCAATAATTGCACAAGCCACTAAAGCTACAAAAGCAAGGATTTTAAACAGAGTTGTTGTAACAAACTTAATCATAAACAAAAATAAAACCTGTGGAGCATTTGGTTTTGGAATTAGAGATGGAAAATTTTATGTCCTTCAAGCAAAAGCAGTGCTGGTAGCTACTGGTGGAGCAAGTGGCATTTATAAACCAAATAATGAAGGGGAATCCAGGCATAAGATTTGGTACTCACCATTTAACACTGGTGCTGGTTATGCAATTGGTATTCGTGCAGGCGCTGAAATGACTACTTTTGAAATGCGGTATGTAAGCATGCGAATAAAAGATCTTATGGCACCAACTGGAGCAGTAGCACAAGGAGTAAAAGCCCAGCAGGTAAATTCACTGGGTGAAAGATATTTAGAAGGAAGATACAAAAATATTGGCGGTAAATTAATGCCAACTTCTATGCGGCTCCTAGCAACACTTCAAGAAAATATTGAAGGTCGCGGACCTTGTTATTTAGATACAACTCATCTAACAAAAGAACAAGCAGAAAGATTACAAGCATACTACTTACACATGACACCAGGACTAACTTTGTACTGGTCTAGTCGTGGTACAAGACCAGACACTGATCCACCTGAAATTGTTGGAACAGAACCATTTATTGTAGGTGGTCATGCACAAGCAGGTTACTGGATAAATACAAACAGAATGGCTACAATTGAAAATCTTTATGCTAGTGGTGATGTAGCAGGTGGAGCACCAAAAAAATACTTATCAGGTTCAGCAGTAGAAGGAATGATTGCAGCAAGAGATGTTATATCAAAATTAAATAAAATATCACAAGAAGAAATTTATGAAAAAGATGTAAAGGATGAAATCAAGAGAGTGTTTGCACCTCTGTGTAGAGACGAGGTCACCTCATCTCTACAGCCAGATGAATTAGAATTACGCATGCAAAAAATAATGGATGAATATGCTGGTGGTATTTCAAGTGGATATATTTTAAACGAGCAAAAATTATTAAAAGCAAAAAAATATATAAAGCAATTAAAACAAGAAACAAAAAATTTATATGCAAGTAAAGACGGGATCACCCCGTCTTTTCACGAGTTAAATAAATGTCATGAAGTTATTGATAGACTTGACATTGCTTCTGTGCTTATTGAACATCTCTTATACAGAAAAGAAACCAGATGGCCAATTTATCAAAGCCGGGCTGATTATCCAAATCGAGATGATAAAAATTGGTTAAAGTTTGTAAACTCTGTATATGATCAAGCAAGGGATGAAATTAAAATTCTTGAGAGACCATGTAAAACATTAGAACGAGTTAAGTAA
- a CDS encoding adenylylsulfate reductase, translating into MGIFIDHNLCNGCGYPESETPCNIACPGDLIFMQTNSKAQIFSNADCWDCAACIKICPQQAIELKLPFEIVGKEGSLKARAYRDKTIWTAKDENGGEQIFETPARNSRGEATSPLLSPDEFTDCIDSYKGISKTFVDLGSDI; encoded by the coding sequence ATGGGGATATTTATTGATCACAATTTATGTAATGGCTGTGGATATCCAGAATCAGAGACTCCATGTAATATTGCCTGTCCAGGAGATTTAATTTTTATGCAAACAAATAGCAAGGCACAAATTTTTTCAAATGCTGACTGCTGGGATTGTGCAGCATGTATAAAAATATGTCCACAACAAGCAATTGAACTTAAACTTCCATTTGAAATTGTTGGGAAAGAAGGTTCACTTAAAGCAAGAGCTTACAGAGATAAAACTATATGGACAGCAAAAGATGAAAATGGAGGCGAACAAATTTTTGAAACGCCAGCTAGGAATAGTAGAGGCGAGGCAACCTCGCCTCTACTATCACCTGATGAATTTACTGATTGCATTGATTCATATAAAGGTATTTCAAAAACATTTGTTGATTTAGGATCTGATATTTAA
- a CDS encoding transporter: MKTNYIISLLLCFFVSLLLVLPSYAHHGGEGGLGGGAGIAGPIVTIPAYALPKGSKFISLITNYTNADESSNTRLSRLGLRGEDYDVVENTLSPSLTAGLGITNRFSLSLQLPYIFRYGIRRVEAIPQVVSQGNSIGVGDINLFGLYEFLHSEKYDFHAALLAGLKIPSGVVQDKTRQGNLFKAEHQAGTGSFDPQVGLALSKHLGIFHLDSNFMYRFSTKGVQNTILGDVISYNFAISYLIGTHKKDFLKKIFVDHILGKKANWHLIAETNGNWVEKPNVRGVREENEGGTLVYLSPGIRLILDKKWIANLSIGLPTIENLNGRRRPPNIRLIFGLTRVF; this comes from the coding sequence ATGAAAACTAACTACATAATTTCTTTACTTCTCTGCTTCTTTGTTTCTTTGCTTCTTGTTCTCCCATCATATGCTCATCATGGAGGGGAAGGCGGGCTTGGTGGTGGTGCTGGTATTGCTGGTCCTATTGTTACTATACCTGCTTATGCACTTCCAAAAGGCAGCAAATTTATTAGCTTAATTACAAACTATACAAATGCTGATGAATCATCTAATACTAGATTAAGCAGGCTTGGTTTAAGAGGCGAAGATTATGATGTAGTTGAAAATACTTTAAGTCCTTCTTTAACTGCCGGACTAGGAATCACAAATAGATTTTCGCTTAGCTTACAACTCCCTTATATATTTAGATACGGCATAAGAAGAGTAGAAGCTATCCCACAAGTAGTCAGTCAGGGAAATTCAATTGGTGTTGGTGATATAAACCTTTTTGGGTTATATGAATTCTTACATAGTGAGAAATATGACTTTCATGCTGCTTTACTTGCCGGATTAAAAATTCCCTCTGGAGTTGTACAAGACAAAACCCGTCAAGGTAATTTATTTAAAGCTGAACATCAAGCTGGAACAGGTTCCTTTGATCCACAAGTTGGACTTGCTTTAAGTAAGCATCTTGGAATATTTCATTTGGATTCTAATTTCATGTATAGGTTTTCAACAAAAGGAGTTCAAAATACAATTCTAGGCGATGTCATTAGTTATAATTTTGCTATTTCATATTTGATTGGAACTCATAAGAAAGATTTTTTAAAAAAAATTTTTGTTGATCACATACTAGGCAAAAAAGCAAACTGGCATTTAATTGCAGAGACAAATGGAAATTGGGTAGAAAAACCAAATGTTAGAGGTGTAAGAGAAGAAAATGAAGGGGGAACACTGGTTTATCTTTCGCCTGGGATTAGACTTATCTTAGATAAAAAATGGATTGCAAATTTGTCTATTGGACTGCCAACTATTGAAAACTTAAATGGCAGAAGAAGACCACCAAATATAAGATTAATTTTTGGATTAACAAGAGTGTTTTAA
- a CDS encoding ORF6N domain-containing protein — MSHLIPPERIENKIFLIKGKRVMLDRDLAELYGVSTKRLNEQVKRNKDRFPEDFMFQLTREEAYISRSQIATLKHGQNIKYPPSAFTEQGVAMLSSVLNSKRAIQVNIQIMRTFTRLKEIIAGNKELAQKLTRLEKRIDNQDEEIKSIFDAIHKLINPTFDRPKRKIGFQVQ, encoded by the coding sequence ATGTCACATTTAATACCACCTGAAAGAATTGAAAATAAAATATTTCTCATAAAAGGGAAGAGAGTAATGCTCGATAGAGATCTTGCTGAACTTTATGGAGTTTCTACAAAACGATTAAATGAACAGGTAAAAAGAAACAAAGACCGTTTTCCCGAAGATTTTATGTTTCAACTAACAAGGGAAGAAGCTTACATTTCAAGGTCGCAAATTGCGACCTTGAAACATGGGCAAAATATCAAGTACCCTCCTTCTGCATTTACAGAACAAGGTGTGGCTATGCTTTCAAGTGTTTTAAACAGTAAAAGAGCAATTCAAGTAAATATCCAGATCATGAGAACTTTTACAAGGTTAAAAGAAATTATTGCAGGAAACAAAGAGCTTGCACAAAAACTTACTCGGCTTGAAAAAAGAATTGATAACCAGGATGAAGAAATTAAATCAATTTTTGATGCAATTCATAAACTTATTAATCCAACATTTGATAGACCTAAAAGAAAAATAGGATTTCAAGTACAATAA
- a CDS encoding hydrogenase iron-sulfur subunit: protein MAEQNKKKKILGIVCERSADLKNHTKNNKLKEKENIAILEMICSGMIQPQMIEEAFKQGAEGVFVMGCQIGDCHFREGNKWCQERLLGLRPPNIKKTIDKNKVRGFWLAKCDYKKFIEKVNKFEEDLGG, encoded by the coding sequence ATGGCTGAACAAAACAAAAAGAAAAAAATATTGGGCATTGTTTGTGAACGTAGTGCAGATCTAAAAAACCACACTAAAAATAACAAATTAAAAGAAAAAGAAAACATTGCAATTCTTGAAATGATTTGTTCTGGGATGATTCAGCCACAAATGATAGAAGAAGCCTTTAAGCAAGGTGCTGAAGGAGTATTTGTAATGGGCTGTCAGATAGGGGATTGTCATTTTAGAGAAGGAAATAAATGGTGTCAAGAAAGATTACTTGGACTCCGCCCGCCAAATATTAAAAAAACAATTGATAAAAATAAAGTTCGTGGTTTCTGGCTTGCAAAGTGTGATTACAAAAAATTTATAGAGAAGGTAAATAAGTTTGAAGAAGATTTAGGAGGATAA
- a CDS encoding cytochrome b N-terminal domain-containing protein, which produces MYKKTLEKLQILTINLEKWLNKVFSQKYNPLYYHGALPNLFMWTLFITGLLLFVYFQPTLDSAYISVNYISGKVPFGNIVRGMHRYAADAMIITVILHALRVYFTDRYRKYRWIAWYSGIVLLVCMLVIGITGYVLVWDERSYMIVLVLTNALKSIPLVGIHLAKFFVNGEMVTHYTLAMSFFLHVGVSFFLLYLLWLHYLRISRPVTNVPLGLGMLLIALIIIPAGMLQAISGRPAVLTQTPSEFPIDWFYLWIFPLFSSMPAMTVWIILFIAIVILLLVPFLIVDKEKSPAQVLQDNCVGCTLCAKDCPYEAIYMVPRTDHPKFKQLAIVIDARCAECGLCVGACAFKAIELPQKQSKEILGKIGDVLNG; this is translated from the coding sequence ATGTATAAAAAAACATTAGAAAAATTACAAATACTAACAATAAATCTTGAAAAGTGGCTAAACAAGGTTTTTAGTCAAAAGTACAATCCACTTTACTATCATGGTGCACTACCAAATTTATTTATGTGGACTTTGTTTATTACTGGACTTTTGCTTTTTGTTTATTTCCAGCCTACATTAGACAGTGCATATATTTCAGTAAACTATATTTCAGGTAAAGTACCTTTTGGAAATATTGTTCGTGGTATGCACAGATATGCTGCAGATGCAATGATAATTACAGTTATATTGCATGCACTTAGAGTTTATTTTACAGACAGGTATAGAAAATATCGCTGGATAGCATGGTATTCAGGTATTGTGCTTTTAGTTTGCATGTTAGTCATTGGCATTACTGGCTATGTTCTTGTTTGGGATGAAAGATCTTACATGATTGTTTTAGTACTAACTAATGCTTTGAAATCAATACCACTTGTTGGAATTCATCTTGCAAAGTTTTTTGTAAATGGTGAGATGGTTACACATTACACACTAGCAATGTCATTTTTCTTACATGTTGGCGTTTCATTTTTTCTTTTGTACTTGCTTTGGTTACACTATCTTAGAATTTCAAGACCAGTTACAAATGTCCCCCTAGGTCTTGGTATGTTACTTATAGCACTAATTATTATTCCAGCAGGGATGTTACAAGCTATTAGTGGAAGACCAGCAGTTTTAACACAGACTCCTAGTGAATTTCCGATAGACTGGTTTTATCTTTGGATTTTCCCTTTATTTTCAAGTATGCCAGCAATGACTGTTTGGATAATTTTATTTATAGCAATTGTAATTTTACTATTAGTTCCATTTTTAATAGTAGATAAAGAAAAATCACCAGCTCAGGTTTTACAAGATAATTGTGTTGGTTGTACTCTTTGTGCAAAAGACTGTCCATATGAAGCAATTTATATGGTGCCAAGAACAGACCATCCAAAGTTTAAACAACTGGCAATTGTAATTGATGCTCGGTGTGCAGAATGTGGGCTTTGTGTTGGAGCATGTGCTTTTAAGGCAATTGAACTGCCACAAAAACAATCTAAAGAAATTCTTGGAAAGATAGGGGATGTATTAAATGGCTGA
- a CDS encoding cytochrome b N-terminal domain-containing protein produces the protein MLEKVKQYFEISRKWVIDHINGIDIFDEHYIDKAKTNPWYTLGSLVWLFWMVTIVSGCLLMAIYIPSIAEAYDSIVKIQTQIPFGSIIRGVHKYGTDALIIAATMRLYRMFIACDYKPNREFNIAIALITLLFGMYSGLTGYLLIWNQRAFWATKVFATFPTYVEQFYILGPTHIGANTSQILLGGSSIGQATMTRFYAFHIAFTLLALIAYELYIYKMGHKRLNISWKLACLPIAMVCITAIILPAQIGHRADPSITPLPILSDWYFLALYQFLKYMEPVWATALTVLVPITVIILPYFDLGPETRLFKRPIFLMVTIMGFLEFLIFSFLIIFNVANIYRDPPIWRIGTWILIAIGVMWQYINHKIERPEKLPVAICDFIAYVACPLFVLYWSFPTLLNGWITLKQQLIGVSICMIPTVIAYTWHLFIRKKIVSGEIKVTK, from the coding sequence ATGTTAGAAAAAGTAAAACAATATTTTGAAATTTCAAGAAAGTGGGTTATCGATCACATTAATGGCATTGATATTTTTGATGAACACTATATTGATAAAGCAAAAACAAATCCTTGGTATACACTTGGCTCGCTTGTATGGCTTTTTTGGATGGTAACAATTGTATCTGGTTGTTTACTAATGGCAATTTATATTCCATCTATTGCTGAGGCTTATGATTCAATTGTAAAAATACAAACACAAATTCCTTTTGGTTCAATTATTAGAGGCGTACATAAATATGGAACTGATGCATTGATTATTGCAGCTACTATGAGGCTTTATCGGATGTTTATTGCTTGTGACTATAAACCAAACCGTGAATTCAATATAGCAATTGCTTTAATTACTTTGCTTTTTGGTATGTACTCAGGATTAACAGGCTACCTTTTAATTTGGAATCAAAGAGCATTTTGGGCAACAAAAGTTTTTGCAACTTTTCCAACTTATGTAGAACAGTTTTATATACTAGGACCAACTCATATTGGTGCCAACACATCACAAATTCTTTTAGGTGGCAGCTCAATTGGTCAAGCAACAATGACAAGATTTTATGCATTTCATATTGCTTTTACCTTGCTTGCTTTAATTGCTTACGAACTTTACATCTATAAAATGGGACATAAGAGATTAAATATTTCCTGGAAGCTTGCATGTCTTCCAATTGCAATGGTATGTATAACTGCTATTATTCTTCCTGCCCAAATTGGACATAGAGCTGATCCTAGTATTACACCACTCCCAATTCTTTCTGACTGGTACTTTTTAGCACTTTATCAGTTTTTAAAATATATGGAACCTGTTTGGGCAACTGCTCTTACAGTGCTTGTTCCAATTACTGTAATTATCCTTCCTTATTTTGATCTTGGACCTGAAACAAGACTTTTTAAAAGACCAATATTTTTAATGGTTACTATAATGGGTTTCTTGGAATTTTTAATATTTTCATTTTTAATTATTTTTAATGTTGCAAATATTTATAGAGACCCGCCGATTTGGAGAATAGGTACCTGGATATTAATTGCAATTGGTGTTATGTGGCAATATATTAATCATAAAATTGAAAGACCAGAAAAATTACCTGTTGCAATTTGTGACTTTATTGCATATGTTGCTTGTCCTTTGTTTGTTTTATATTGGTCATTTCCTACCTTGTTAAATGGTTGGATTACTTTAAAGCAGCAGCTTATCGGTGTAAGTATTTGTATGATTCCAACTGTTATTGCTTATACTTGGCATTTGTTTATTAGAAAGAAAATTGTTAGTGGGGAGATAAAAGTAACTAAATGA
- a CDS encoding ubiquinol-cytochrome c reductase iron-sulfur subunit translates to MNTETTRRELLKVMLAVPVLGTLFAALSPFMRFLKPTIKPLNYMQGPDLPESLKPVVFDLSLFPKPFDVQSFNFTQVNKEYTALGTQIRDIPGFAVRLPNGEFAVYSRICPHLGCVFNYVPDPDEVAKGYNFRPDGPVFACPCHLSVFDIQKEGKVVSGPAPRPPRKFTYKIENNQLVITDLETGGIA, encoded by the coding sequence ATGAACACAGAAACAACAAGACGTGAATTATTAAAAGTGATGTTGGCAGTACCTGTTTTAGGTACTTTATTTGCAGCACTTTCTCCTTTTATGAGATTTTTAAAACCAACTATTAAACCACTTAACTATATGCAAGGGCCCGATCTACCAGAATCTTTAAAACCTGTAGTGTTTGATCTTTCATTATTTCCAAAACCTTTTGATGTACAATCTTTTAACTTTACTCAAGTAAATAAAGAGTACACAGCATTAGGTACTCAGATAAGAGATATTCCTGGATTTGCTGTAAGACTTCCAAATGGTGAGTTTGCAGTTTACAGCAGAATATGTCCACATCTTGGTTGTGTTTTTAACTATGTTCCAGATCCTGATGAGGTTGCTAAAGGATATAACTTTAGACCAGATGGGCCTGTTTTTGCATGCCCATGTCACTTAAGTGTTTTTGATATCCAAAAAGAAGGAAAAGTTGTTTCAGGTCCTGCACCAAGACCACCAAGAAAATTTACTTATAAGATTGAAAATAATCAGTTAGTTATAACTGATCTGGAAACAGGAGGAATTGCGTAG
- a CDS encoding c-type cytochrome: MGSRKNIKTIILVLFVFSIGLFLTACQSNFQLKNISLPSEQKPLISKEAAKEDFAYPTKDPSVVEGKKLFAQNCSQCHGFRYEKRKHNFTLKYVNSVTPSTLFKVITSNSKHPSFKDKLTKIERWDIVMYLRYELFGMPKDFEDTRIKFASNCGVCHGTRGFADGPLHYYLNPPPANFNQFDKFYEKTDEHLFERISNGIPWTAMPPWANRIDKDKHFTFDEKFRWELVKYVRHFGYSTEVDILRQEKLFNGKEKK, translated from the coding sequence ATGGGGAGTAGAAAAAATATAAAAACAATAATACTGGTTTTATTTGTTTTTTCGATTGGATTATTTTTAACCGCTTGTCAGTCCAATTTTCAATTAAAAAACATTAGTTTACCTTCTGAGCAAAAACCATTAATTAGCAAAGAAGCAGCAAAAGAAGATTTTGCATATCCTACAAAAGATCCATCTGTAGTTGAAGGTAAAAAATTGTTTGCTCAGAATTGCTCTCAGTGTCATGGTTTTAGATACGAAAAAAGGAAACATAATTTTACTTTGAAGTATGTGAATAGTGTTACTCCATCTACATTATTTAAAGTAATAACTAGTAATAGTAAACATCCCTCATTTAAAGATAAGCTTACCAAGATAGAGAGATGGGATATTGTAATGTATTTGCGCTATGAGCTTTTTGGAATGCCAAAAGATTTTGAAGATACAAGAATAAAATTTGCTTCTAACTGTGGTGTGTGTCATGGAACACGAGGATTTGCAGATGGACCACTGCATTATTACTTAAATCCTCCACCTGCTAACTTTAATCAGTTTGACAAGTTTTATGAGAAAACTGATGAGCATTTATTTGAAAGAATATCAAATGGTATTCCATGGACTGCAATGCCACCATGGGCAAATAGAATTGATAAAGACAAACATTTTACCTTTGATGAAAAATTTAGATGGGAGCTTGTCAAGTATGTAAGACATTTTGGTTATTCTACAGAAGTAGATATTTTAAGACAAGAGAAATTATTTAATGGAAAAGAGAAAAAATAA
- the ccoS gene encoding cbb3-type cytochrome oxidase assembly protein CcoS: MNVTVQEIIHDLIAQPGLGMFAWFCFITFFIALIFFIWALTSGQLKDLEKSKFDMFNDKETHSNG, translated from the coding sequence ATGAATGTAACAGTACAAGAAATAATTCATGACTTAATTGCACAGCCAGGACTAGGGATGTTTGCATGGTTTTGTTTTATAACTTTTTTTATTGCATTAATATTTTTTATTTGGGCATTAACATCTGGACAGTTAAAAGATCTCGAAAAAAGTAAGTTTGATATGTTTAACGATAAGGAGACTCACAGCAATGGATGA
- a CDS encoding cbb3-type cytochrome c oxidase subunit II, with translation MNKNYVLPAIVLLLSFSGIIFATVLLPNFIFRPAPSEFAFVRTSLEEQGRKIYIREGCVNCHSQFVRPQDRDFGPLVLAGDYVYDTPNLLGTIRTGPDLSNEGGKHPDAWHIAHFKGPRSTTPGSVMPPFNYLKDDEMKALVAYIQSLGKKRIVKYKRIYHPDELEKVLEKRKMDVNSSAASNAGRGIFQQNCATCHGTHGLGNGPNAIALSKKPANFSRPFYKDYDDITWFWRITEGVPGTRMPQWGKLLTEEQRWYLVAFLKILPRENEVYPKSYEDLDSEKWVRQNKISEAELNSQKPAMILREGH, from the coding sequence ATGAACAAAAATTACGTACTTCCAGCAATTGTTCTCTTGCTTTCATTCAGTGGAATTATTTTTGCTACTGTTTTATTGCCAAATTTTATTTTTAGACCAGCACCTTCTGAGTTTGCATTTGTTAGGACTTCATTAGAAGAACAAGGTAGAAAAATTTATATAAGAGAAGGTTGTGTAAATTGTCATAGTCAATTTGTAAGACCTCAAGATAGAGACTTTGGACCTTTAGTTTTAGCTGGCGATTATGTTTATGACACTCCCAATCTTTTAGGTACAATTCGAACTGGTCCTGATTTATCCAACGAAGGTGGAAAACATCCTGATGCATGGCATATTGCACATTTTAAAGGTCCAAGAAGTACTACACCTGGTTCTGTTATGCCACCGTTTAATTACTTGAAAGATGATGAGATGAAAGCTCTTGTTGCTTATATCCAATCTTTAGGAAAAAAAAGGATTGTAAAATACAAAAGAATTTATCATCCTGATGAGCTGGAAAAAGTTTTAGAAAAAAGAAAGATGGATGTTAATAGTTCTGCAGCTAGTAATGCAGGGAGAGGAATTTTTCAACAAAATTGCGCGACTTGTCATGGTACTCATGGTTTAGGTAATGGTCCAAATGCAATTGCACTTTCAAAGAAACCAGCAAATTTCTCAAGACCATTTTACAAGGATTATGACGACATAACTTGGTTTTGGAGAATTACTGAAGGTGTGCCAGGAACTAGAATGCCACAGTGGGGCAAGTTACTTACTGAAGAACAAAGATGGTATCTGGTTGCATTTTTAAAGATACTTCCAAGAGAAAATGAAGTATATCCAAAATCATATGAGGATTTAGATTCGGAAAAATGGGTCCGCCAAAATAAAATTTCAGAAGCAGAATTAAATTCTCAAAAACCTGCAATGATTTTAAGAGAAGGGCATTAG
- a CDS encoding cbb3-type cytochrome c oxidase subunit I gives MFFSDKENSASRNFIVSAVFWLVVGMTMGLIGAIEFTAPDISSGIPQITFSRLRPAHVNTVAFGWLSMANIGIILYIVPTLTRSKLFSEKLANFICLVWNLAIWGGIICITNGYTEGREYAEFPVPIDVIVLVGLLTLSYIVYMTTMTRTVKKLYVSMWYILGTFFWMPLVYFIGNRTFIRLEGLNDGIVNWFYGHNILGMWFTTLGVGIAYYMIPKLSGCPLWSHSLSMLGFWTIAFFYAPTGTHHILQAPVPEWLKALAVVFSIALVIPVVTVLTNFFMTMKGNWWQLANNLPLRFVLTGAFFYLVTCIQGPFQATRSINWYLHFSQWVPGHAHVALLGTFSFFNFGAIYYILPRVLNKQMYSVSLARAHYWFTLIGFFIFFSAFTIGGLVQAAGWHAQMPISTWGLEMVPYWIFRAIGGSLMWFGNILLLLNVIQTVREVKPLDAEDVEPAMVPAK, from the coding sequence ATGTTTTTCTCAGATAAAGAAAATTCAGCAAGTAGAAATTTTATTGTTAGTGCAGTCTTTTGGTTAGTTGTTGGAATGACAATGGGCTTAATTGGGGCTATAGAATTTACTGCTCCAGATATAAGTTCTGGAATTCCACAAATTACTTTTTCAAGACTAAGACCAGCACATGTAAACACTGTTGCATTTGGTTGGCTAAGTATGGCAAACATTGGAATTATTCTTTATATAGTTCCGACTCTTACAAGATCAAAATTATTTAGTGAAAAACTTGCAAATTTTATTTGTCTTGTTTGGAACCTTGCGATTTGGGGTGGCATTATTTGTATAACTAATGGATACACTGAAGGGCGTGAATATGCTGAGTTTCCAGTTCCCATTGATGTAATAGTTTTAGTTGGTTTGCTTACACTTTCATATATTGTTTATATGACTACAATGACACGAACTGTAAAAAAATTGTATGTAAGTATGTGGTACATCTTAGGTACATTTTTTTGGATGCCGCTTGTTTATTTTATTGGAAATAGAACATTTATAAGGCTTGAAGGATTAAATGATGGAATTGTAAATTGGTTTTACGGCCATAATATTCTTGGAATGTGGTTTACAACACTTGGAGTTGGAATTGCTTATTATATGATTCCAAAACTTAGTGGCTGTCCACTTTGGAGTCATAGCCTTTCAATGCTTGGATTTTGGACTATTGCTTTTTTCTATGCACCTACAGGGACACATCACATTTTGCAAGCCCCAGTTCCAGAATGGTTAAAAGCACTTGCAGTAGTTTTTAGCATAGCGCTTGTTATTCCTGTTGTTACTGTCCTTACAAATTTCTTTATGACAATGAAAGGAAACTGGTGGCAGCTTGCAAATAATTTGCCATTAAGATTTGTTTTAACTGGTGCATTCTTTTACCTTGTTACTTGTATTCAAGGGCCATTTCAAGCAACTAGATCTATTAACTGGTACCTTCATTTTTCACAGTGGGTTCCAGGACATGCTCATGTTGCACTTCTTGGGACATTTTCATTTTTTAATTTTGGTGCAATTTATTACATATTACCAAGAGTATTAAATAAACAAATGTATAGTGTTAGTTTAGCAAGAGCACATTACTGGTTTACATTAATTGGATTTTTTATTTTCTTTAGTGCATTTACAATTGGTGGATTAGTTCAAGCAGCAGGATGGCATGCACAAATGCCAATTAGTACATGGGGACTTGAAATGGTTCCATATTGGATATTTAGAGCAATTGGTGGAAGCTTAATGTGGTTTGGAAATATTTTGCTTTTGTTAAATGTTATTCAAACTGTAAGAGAAGTAAAACCACTTGATGCCGAGGATGTAGAGCCTGCAATGGTGCCAGCAAAATAG